The Hyphomonas sediminis genome contains the following window.
CTGGATCTATATCGGCGCTCAGGGGATCGTTCAGGGCACCTACGAAACCTTTGTCGAGATGGGTCGCCAGCACTACGGTGGAAACCTCAAGGGAAAATGGCTGCTCACCGCGGGCCTGGGCGGCATGGGGGGCGCACAACCGCTCGCCTCTGTCTTTGCCGGCGCCGCCTGTCTTGCGATCGAATGCCAACTTTCCAGCATCGAAATGCGGATGCGCACCGGCTATCTCGATGCGTGGACAGATGACCTGGAAAAGGCGCTCGACATGATCGACGAGAGCTGCAAGTCCGGCACACCCAAGTCCATCGGCCTCCTCGGAAACGCCTGCGAGATCCTGCCGAAAATCCTTGAGCTTGGCCGCCTGCCGGACCTGCTCACCGACCAGACGTCCGCGCACGATCCCGTTAATGGCTATCTTCCCGAAGGCTGGAGCGTGGAGGAATGGAAGACACGGCGGGCGAGCGATCCCAAAGGGGTTGAGGCTGAAGCGCGCGCTTCTATGGCCAAGCATGTTCTTGCGATGCTGGAGTTCCAGAAACGAGGCGTGCCTACAGTCGATTATGGCAACAACATTCGTCAGGTCGCGTTCGATGAGGGGGTCACGAACGCGTTCGATTTTCCCGGTTTTGTGCCCGCCTATATCCGCCCGCTCTTCTGCCGTGGCATCGGCCCCTTCCGCTGGGCGGCTCTTTCCGGCGATCCGGAGGACATCTACAAGACTGACCAGAAGGTGAAGGAGCTGATTCCGGACAATCCCCACCTGCACAACTGGCTCGACATGGCCCGTGAGCGGATCAAATTCCAGGGCCTGCCCGCGCGCATCTGCTGGGTGGGCCTGGGGGATCGTCACCGGCTCGGGCTCGCCTTCAATGAGATGGTGGCCAAGGGCGAGTTGAAAGCCCCGGTTGTCATCGGGCGGGACCATCTCGACTCCGGCTCCGTCGCCTCGCCCAATCGTGAAACCGAGGCGATGCAGGATGGCTCTGATGCGGTCTCTGATTGGCCGCTGCTCAACGCCCTGCTCAATTGCGCCTCGGGCGCCACCTGGGTCTCGCTTCATCATGGCGGCGGCGTCGGCATGGGCTACTCCCAGCATTCCGGCATGGTGATCTGCTGCGACGGTTCTGAGGACGCTGCACGCCGCATCGAGCGGGTGTTGTGGAACGATCCGGCCACCGGCGTCATGCGCCATGCCGATGCGGGTTACCAGATCGCGATCGATTGCGCGCGAGAGCACGGGCTCGATCTTCCATCGCTCTGACCCAGGCCGGAAAAAGAAAGGGCGGAGACACCCTCCGCCCTTTTTCATCTGTATGCTGCATTATCGGCGATTATTTTAATACGCTTCGCATGATCGAGTCGGCGGCAAAGGCCGCATAGTCCCGCGCCAGCTCGCGGCCCACTTTCGTCTCGCCCACAAGTTCGTGCACGGCGGCGCGCGCAGCAAAGATATACTGGCACGCACCGATGATCATGAAATACACATGCTTGTCGTCAACTTCCCGGAACTGGCCCTCGCGGATGCCATCCTGAATGATCTTCCGCTGCGTCTCGATCAGCGGGCGCATGAAACTGCTGCGAATGATTTCGGAGCCTTCAGACTCCTGATTGTGCAACAGGCTATCCAGCAACCGGTTGAGATAAGGGTGGCGCGCATAGGAACGGATGATCCCGTGAATGTGGATGCGCAATTTGTTGGCGGGATCGATGTCCATCGCCACCAATTCCTGCAATTGCTGGAGCGAATGTTCTGTATCGCGCTGGGCCAGCGCCAGAAGCAGGCCGTCCCGGGATCCAAAATGGTACTTTACCAGAGGTGCAGTCACGCCAGCGCGCTTTGCAATCTGGTGCAGGGACACATCAATCGAGCCAATCTCGGACATGAGTTCGCCCGCAGCTTCCAGCAATAACTCCCGTCCCGAACGTTCCGTTACGGCATCCGCCAAATCTGTCATTCCAGCCACTCTAAATCCTGATGCTTATTTATCGTTCAGCAAATTGATGAACGAAAAGGTTGAAAGGTGCAAGAAGTGGCTTGGGGATGGCGCCTGTGGATAAGTTGCTCCGCCTGCCGCTTAATTCGTCTCCGGCCAACCTGCGGCATTCCCTAAGTTGACAGGCCGCGGCCGGCAAACGACCCTGCGCCGACTCAAGTTCAGGAAGCATCCG
Protein-coding sequences here:
- the hutU gene encoding urocanate hydratase codes for the protein MPYPANIREVRAPQGTELNAKSWLTEAPLRMLMNNLDPDVAERPDDLVVYGGIGRAARNWDAFENIVSTLKRLKEDETLLIQSGKPVGVFRTHADAPRVLLANSNLVPKWASWDHFNELDRKGLMMYGQMTAGSWIYIGAQGIVQGTYETFVEMGRQHYGGNLKGKWLLTAGLGGMGGAQPLASVFAGAACLAIECQLSSIEMRMRTGYLDAWTDDLEKALDMIDESCKSGTPKSIGLLGNACEILPKILELGRLPDLLTDQTSAHDPVNGYLPEGWSVEEWKTRRASDPKGVEAEARASMAKHVLAMLEFQKRGVPTVDYGNNIRQVAFDEGVTNAFDFPGFVPAYIRPLFCRGIGPFRWAALSGDPEDIYKTDQKVKELIPDNPHLHNWLDMARERIKFQGLPARICWVGLGDRHRLGLAFNEMVAKGELKAPVVIGRDHLDSGSVASPNRETEAMQDGSDAVSDWPLLNALLNCASGATWVSLHHGGGVGMGYSQHSGMVICCDGSEDAARRIERVLWNDPATGVMRHADAGYQIAIDCAREHGLDLPSL
- a CDS encoding TetR family transcriptional regulator, with the translated sequence MTDLADAVTERSGRELLLEAAGELMSEIGSIDVSLHQIAKRAGVTAPLVKYHFGSRDGLLLALAQRDTEHSLQQLQELVAMDIDPANKLRIHIHGIIRSYARHPYLNRLLDSLLHNQESEGSEIIRSSFMRPLIETQRKIIQDGIREGQFREVDDKHVYFMIIGACQYIFAARAAVHELVGETKVGRELARDYAAFAADSIMRSVLK